AGCTACCATCTGTGGGATTATGACTGAACGCCTGTAAGTCAGAATCCCCCCTAAACGTAATGATACCGTAGCGCCGTGGAGCTTCGGTTGGCCCGGGATAGCCTGCCTCTTTTGGCAGGTGAGTAGAGCCTTTCGTGACAGGGTCGGGGTGCGGCCGAATGAGTTGCCGCCCCTCTCCTGATGCGCACCGCATGTTTGTGGGAAATCTGGTCGTAAATCACTTGAAGACGACCTGATTCTGGGTCAGGGTTTTGTGCGTAGCAGAGCAGCTCACTCGCTGCGATCTATTGAAAGTCAGCCTTCGATCCAAGCTTTTGTCGGGACggaaggcgtcttcctccacctcctcccttatTTTCTAACgggttaccaggtgcacagagaagggccaggagtcagagtccggaggcccagagagagagtgggcaagcagACTAAAGAAGGTGGGGACCCGGGTGTAAAGTACCACCAGCACCTGGTAATCCATGtgtgtggacttagtctctgagcggAAAGCGGCTGGGTGACCGGGTGCACATAGGCTGTTTCgggtgaccaggtgcacgaaggccgttttggatcaccaggtgcacgtggttcgtaacagcggggctatatacTTTAGTGTCCAAGGAAGGGTGCTTAAGTGTGGGTGACCTGGTTCGCCTGGTGTGCGAGGTTGTGGAGGTGGGGGGCTATCCCCGGCTCGAAGTCATGCCCAGAGAGAGGGGTGTTGACCCGGGCAGGGATGGAGGCTAagaggcctggaggtccgtagCGTAAGCTCTAGTCTCAGGCCCGGAGAGATAGGTGTTCCCCGGACAGTGAGTGAAGGCCATCCCCACCTGGTGACCCGTTCAATCACCAGGCCTACAGCTGGACATAGTCTCTGGAGCAAAAGTtgaacatagtgcaatttctgagaattttGGACTTAGTAGTTCCAGGGAGCAAGCTCTACTCTCAGgcccggagagatgggtgttccccGGACAGTGAGTGAAGGCCTGGAGGTCCATAGCTCCAGGGAGTAAGCTCTAGTCTCAGgcccggagagatgggtgttACCCGGAGAGTGAGTGaaggcctagaggcctggaggtccgtagttCCACTGTCATTAAGGGGGGCAGAGCACTCAGCCTCTGTGGAGTTTGGCTGCTCTGTCCCCCTTTTTTTTGGCCTGTTAACCCGTTCAATCACCAggcccacagctggacatagtCTCTGGAGCGAAAGTTGAACATAGTGCAATGAACAGAGAAGTGGGGACTTAGAGTGATTTTAGAAGATTTGGTCAAAACCTCCATAAATAGACCAATGGCGCCCTCAAGTGACTTTTCCCAGTAGTGACGTGCTCCCATAGTGGGCATGGAGGTCTGGAACCCCCCTATATGGATGAAATATCATTTTAAAAATCGGGTCTTGGTAACCCCAAAAAACACCAGGACCACAGCCAAACTTAGTcgtttttctgaagatttttctaAAACCTCCATAAATCAGTAGGGGCAGCCCCCATTGATTTGGGCCCGTAGTGGGGGGGTGCTCCCATAGCGGGCATGTAGGTCTGAATGCCCCCTAAATGCATTTAAAACCTTTTTGAGCATTTTGTTACCATTCAATCACCAGGCCTACAAAAGAATGTGGACACTGACAGACTATGGTTTTTTCAAACCTCCATAAATCACTaatgccggcccccattgacttgggtccGTAGTAGGGTGCTCCCATAGCGGGCATGGAGGTCTGTATGCCCCCTAAATGCATTTAAAACTGCATTTACGTTTTCGTCCTGAAAACCCCAAAATAATACCAGGTGCCCGAAAAACATTTcgtttttctgaagatttttttcaAACCGCCATAAATCACTAATGCTGGCCCCCACTGACTTGGGTCCATAGTAGGGTGCTCCCATAGCAGGCATGGAGGTCTGGATGCCCCCTGAATGCATTTAAAACCGTTTTGAAAATTTGGGcttggtaacccaaaataataccaggaCCACAGTTGGACTTAGTCTCTGGAGCGAAAGGACTTAGTCTCTGGGCACTTTGTCACATTTTCAACCAATttctgaaattttcaaataatgattaaaaatacttcccgaggggctagaggtcccaaattttgggttagggttaggcggaggggcctaaccctaacccccgtTTAAAAAAGTTTGCATCCATAGGAAGCAATTTTTTCCGGCACCTGCACTTTTTTTCACCAACTTAAAACACGATTTTCTATTATACATTTTtattgaaaaacggttttaagaTGGAAATGCTCATCTATGTGagccctttcgtgcaaaaaaaaCCCCCATCcagattggagttgtacttttcgatttattaAAGTTTGTCCCCTGACAGCGGAATACACTTGAAACAGTGTGAGTGACACAGTAAAGATCGGTAATTCTACCTGTCCGGGGTTTACACACTCAGGCCCGGGTGGACCAGACATGTACCGGCGCGAAAtcagaaacctggtttttgacaacaaGAGTTCCATGTCCTAGAAACTCGGGGGCGTTGGCAAACTACTCAGCCGGTATAGAAAATGAGAAACGGACACTTCTGAGGGTTGTGGGCCCCTCAGAACCATGGTACTTTTGACCATTTCCCTTCGGCGCTCGATTGGTGGTTACTActcaggccgaatagggagtgataTATGGACACTTCATACTCATACAACCTCAGCCGGAGGCATATAGGAGAACCCTGGGAAGGCTCCATTGGCCACGTCTCCCAACATGTCACTCAAACCGAGGGAGGCGGGGACTGGAAGAAGCGTGAACTCCGGGTCAAAACACCGCACATCACACGGaccagactgaaagagagagggagggaacaagTGATCAGACACACATTCAGGGAGTCACAGATCCAAACTGACCCATAGcccctataaaacacacacacacacacacacacacacacacacacacacacacacacacacacacacacacacacacacacacacacacacacacacacacacacacacacacacacacacaccaggttggGAATGAATGGGGGAGGGACTTTCCTGGCTAGCAGGTCATCCCAGTTGATGGACAAGAAGAAGGTGTGGCCCTGCAGCTCAGCCTACAAACAAAGTGAGACAGCACGTCAATGTGTGTATGGGTGCGTGTGTTTATGTGGTCTTGCATGTATGTGTCAGCACTCTGTGCCAGGTGGGGTAATGGGGGGGTGCTTACAAGGTCATGTTCCCCCCCTAGGCGTTTGGTACAGTCTTTCTCCAGCAGGTCCTGCAGCAGAGACCGGGCAGACTGGGACACACTTATATGGAGCTGCAGGGGGGCGTGAAGGATGTTCTCATACATCTCGGCCTTACTGCGACTGTAGAACGGggactgaggaagagagagagagagagagagaaaagaagaaagaggagagaggcagcCAGATAAGTGTGCAGTGGATGGAATATGCTAGTTGAAAAGTAgctgaaagagaagagaaagagaaacacacTCACCAGTCCATGAAGCATCTCATAAAGTACATTCCCCAGCTCCCACCAGTCCACGGCTCCACTGTAGGTGTGGCCTAACAACACCTCTGGCGCCAGATACTCAGGGGTTCCACAGAACGTTTGCATAGTCCCACCCACAGACACACCCTCTTTACACAGCCCGAAATCCGTCAGAACCACATGACCTCCACTATCCAATAGGATATTCTCTGGCTTCAGGTCTCTAAGGGGGGGTACCGAGGGTTAAATCACTGAGGAAAATGCGCTCTctctcattttgtgtgtgtgtgtgtgtgtgtgtgtgtgtgtgtgtgtgtgtgtgtgtgtgtgtgtgtgtgtgtgtgtgtgtgtgtgtgtgtgtgtgtgtgtgtgtgtgtgagtgtgtgtggtagaTACTCTGGTTCCTCTAAAGGGTCCTATATCCTGATAAATGAACTCTGCTGACAGAACACACAGAGGGGAGATCAATACTGACcaattgttttatatatcaatttTAATAAATGTTGGCaaatgagcttttattgtttaaagaacttATGAAAGATATtggtgttttttcactatctaattatgtatttgtttgaaagtatttgtttgaaatctatcacttgatagtttcatttcagagagacaatgaatcatttttttgctaaatgctatatatccGCCTAACTCTCAGAGAaataggttttacacagtcaaatgtaacaaattcTAAATGTTttataaagaactgtacaaatgatacatttgtgacatcaatatgaaatatatatatacagttgaagtcggaagtttacatacacttaggttggagtcattaaaactaatttttcaaccactaacacaaatttcttgttaacaaactataggtttggcaagtcggttaggacatctactttgtgcatgacacaagtaatttttccaacaattgtttacagacagattatttcactaataattgactgtatcacaattccagtgggtcagaagtttacatacactaagttgactgtgcctttaaacagcttggaaaattccaggaaattatgtcatggctttagaagcttctgataggctaattgacatcatttgactcaattggaggtgtacctgtgga
The sequence above is drawn from the Salmo salar chromosome ssa05, Ssal_v3.1, whole genome shotgun sequence genome and encodes:
- the LOC106593595 gene encoding serine/threonine-protein kinase Sgk1-like; translated protein: MCSVTSCCASRLPRDLKPENILLDSGGHVVLTDFGLCKEGVSVGGTMQTFCGTPEYLAPEVLLGHTYSGAVDWWELGNVLYEMLHGLSPFYSRSKAEMYENILHAPLQLHISVSQSARSLLQDLLEKDCTKRLGGEHDLAELQGHTFFLSINWDDLLARKVPPPFIPNLSGPCDVRCFDPEFTLLPVPASLGLSDMLGDVANGAFPGFSYMPPAEVV